From Bradyrhizobium erythrophlei:
TAAGCGACAACGTGATCACCGCCATTCAAGCCCATGTCGAAGCGTACCAAGAAATCATGGACGGTCTTCGTCAGCATAGAAAATGCGGAGCATGACAGATGCGTGGACATTTTTTTAAGGGCAGATGGCAGCTACGGATTTGAGGAATTAAGGCGGGATTTCGAAGATGGCGGGCGATGGACGCCCTTACATCACTATTCGCACATTATCTACGCCTCGCTAACTGACGCCTTGGACACTGCCGAACGGCGTGTACCTTGGTTGGTTCACTCCCTCGCCCGGAAGCCGGAAATAAGGATGCGCATCAGTTTGGGTTGGTCGCCGGAATCTCAAGAAGTGACGATTCCGGTTTCGTTAAGCCGAACGTCTTCGGCGGCTTTGAGGTTCATGACTAACTGAATTCGGGGTTTCGGCCGGATGTCTACTTGGGCGTGGACCTCGGAGGAGTACTGTCGATCAAAAGCAGAGAACGGACAATGAAGCTTGCCTCACGGACAGAATCGTACACGAAGAGGGTTGCACTCGTCCTACAAGGCGGAGGTGCCCTTGGAAGCTACCAAGCCGGCGTTTACGAAACGCTCGCTTCGTCGGACTACAAACCCGACTGGGTTGCCGGCATCTCGATCGGTGCGATCAATGCTGCCCTGATCGCAGGAAATTCACCGCAAATGCGGGTTGAAAAACTGCGTGAATTCTGGCGCACGATAACAACGCCCACGACATGGCCCGTATGGATATCTGACCTCGTTAACGGCGCGAGTTTGCCTTTCGACCTCGGCAAGCAAATCAGTGCACTGAATGCGTTGATTTTCGGCCAGTCTCACTTCTTCGCACCGCGAAAGCCTTCCGACTGGTGGTTCGGTCACACGCCGACCAGCTACTACGACACAAGCTCGCTGAAATCCACCTTGGAGCGGCTCGTCGATTTCGACCGGATTAATTCCCAAGAAATGCGCTTTAGCATAGGAGCCGTAAACGTCCGGACAGGCAATTTCGCGTACTTCGATAATGCGGAGACCGAGATAAGGCCGGAGCACGTTCTCGCGAGCGGCGCGTTGCCGCCAGGCTTTCCCTCAGTGGAAATAGACGGAGAGCACTATTGGGACGGTGGCCTAGTGTCCAATACGCCGCTGCAATATGTCATCGAGTATCACCCGCGCCGTAGCCATCTCGTTTTCCAGGTGGATCTTTTCCCAGCTCGCGGTCCCCTGCCAGGAAACTTGAACGAGGTGGCCGAACGGGACAAGGATATCCGCTATTCCAGCCGAACGCGGGCAGGTACGGACATATTGCGGCAGCTCCACGATCTGCGCCACAGCATTAACATGCTCTGGGAGAGACTTCCAAACGATTTGAGAACCGGCCCGGAAGTTGCCTTGATCAACGAATTCCGTTGCGTGACTACCATGGACATCGTTCAACTGATTTACCGTCCAGAGCGCGCGCTGGGACAATCAAAGGACTATGAATTCGACCGCCCGACAATGGAAGCGCGTTGGGCGCAAGGTCTCGCGGATGCGCAAGAAACGATAATGGCTGCGCCGTGGCTGGAGCTGATGCCACCGGAGCTTGGAGCGCGCACATTCGACGTTCGCGCGAAGAGTCCGACAGGGGATACCTCGAAGGCTTCGTCGAACATAATATCCCAGCGTGTAGTTGCTCTTCGCGGCAAAACGTAATCTTTGTTCGGCGATCCCGCCAATTTGACCGATCATGAAGCTACTGAACTTGGCGTCGCGATGGTTCGAACACACATGATTGACAGCGGGCAATCTCCTCCGAGTAGAGCCGGCCCGCTGAGACGGTCCCAGCTCGCCCCGCCCGCGCGACGCTGGGACCGTCCGCGTCACTGGAACGCCACCGCGACATTAATTTTCAGGATCTCGACACGTCGCTTGCGCCGATCTCGGTCATCATCACGACCTTGACTTCCCGCAGCTACGAGTTCTGCATCCGCGACCAGATCTACGATAGCGAGCTCGATCTGCGGTGCGTCGTCGTCCGCAATGTGCTGCCCTGGTCGCGCCCTTCCTCGTTGCCGACCTTGTGAAGTCCTTTGGTTGATCGATTGCTTGAATTATCAGCATATGCATCTAATTATCAGCACGTGCGTAGATTTGAAGGATATGCTGCCATACGCTGCGCCACCAATATTTGTGTTGAAGCGGAGAAGTTGCAGCAAGCCCAGCAATGAGCGGCTCAATGCCCCTCGGAGTGAAACAAGATGACGGACATTTCTTTGACTGCCCCGACAACACCGAGCTTTAGGCTTGATGGGAAGAAGGCGCTAGTGACCGGAGCTAGTCGGGGCATCGGATTCGCTGCAGCGGCCGCATTGGCGCAGGCGGGGGCACAGGTCACTCTCGCTGCACGGTCCGACAGTGACTTGAAAGCGGCGTGCAGCGCGATCTCGAACCGAGGGGGGTCTTGCGCCTATGTCGTTCTCGATGTTGCTGACTCGAGTGCGGTGACCAAGGAGGTAGGTCGTTTAGGCCCCCTCGATGTGCTCATCAATAGCGCGGGGATGAACCGACCGAAGAACCTGCTAGACGTTCCGGACCAAGATATCGATGAGGTATTTGCGCTTAATATTAAGGCCCCGTTCTACCTCGCCCGCGAAGTGGCAAAAGGCATGGTTGAGGCAAACATCCGTGGCTCAATCATCAACGTCTCGTCCGCCATGGGGCTCGTCGGGAGCCCGCGACGCACCGTGTACTCTGCAAGTAAGCATGCCCTGGAGGGCATGACGAAGGCTTTCGCCTGGGACGTCGGAAAGTGGGGCATTCGCGTCAACACAATCGTACCCTGCTTTGTGGAGACCGCCTTCACAGCGGGCTTCTTCAAGGAGCCGGGATTTAAGGATTGGGTCACCTCTCGGATAGCGTTCGGACGCGTCGCCGTTCCAGAGGATTACATGGGAGCCGCCGTTTTCCTGGCGAGCGACGCCTCGACAATGATGACGGGAGCCGCACTCGTGGTGGATGGCGGGTGGACTGCTGTTTAGGCTCCAGGACCTAGCATGATCGTAACCTCGGGGCGATCGCCGGAGCGATTCCGAACAGTTCTTTCAATTGCTTGGCCTCGCATTAAACGGAAAGGAGAATCGGGATGCCGATCTACGTTTGCACTGCCGCTTTAGGACGGCTGACGCCAATCCAAAAAACAGAAATCGCCCAAAGTATCACCGCCATATATCATGAGGTGACCGGGTCGCCCCGCTATATGGTCCAGGTGATCTTCCACGACGTTGCGCCGGGCAATCAGTACGTCGCCGGCCGACCGGCGCCTGCGGATCAGATATTGATTCGATGCGATACCCGGAGCGGAAAAACCAGCAAGCAGAGGACCCAGATGGTCCGACGGATAATGCAGGACGTCGGCAGGGCCTGCGGCGCCACCGAGGAAGCGGTTACGGTCC
This genomic window contains:
- a CDS encoding patatin-like phospholipase family protein is translated as MKLASRTESYTKRVALVLQGGGALGSYQAGVYETLASSDYKPDWVAGISIGAINAALIAGNSPQMRVEKLREFWRTITTPTTWPVWISDLVNGASLPFDLGKQISALNALIFGQSHFFAPRKPSDWWFGHTPTSYYDTSSLKSTLERLVDFDRINSQEMRFSIGAVNVRTGNFAYFDNAETEIRPEHVLASGALPPGFPSVEIDGEHYWDGGLVSNTPLQYVIEYHPRRSHLVFQVDLFPARGPLPGNLNEVAERDKDIRYSSRTRAGTDILRQLHDLRHSINMLWERLPNDLRTGPEVALINEFRCVTTMDIVQLIYRPERALGQSKDYEFDRPTMEARWAQGLADAQETIMAAPWLELMPPELGARTFDVRAKSPTGDTSKASSNIISQRVVALRGKT
- a CDS encoding SDR family NAD(P)-dependent oxidoreductase; its protein translation is MTDISLTAPTTPSFRLDGKKALVTGASRGIGFAAAAALAQAGAQVTLAARSDSDLKAACSAISNRGGSCAYVVLDVADSSAVTKEVGRLGPLDVLINSAGMNRPKNLLDVPDQDIDEVFALNIKAPFYLAREVAKGMVEANIRGSIINVSSAMGLVGSPRRTVYSASKHALEGMTKAFAWDVGKWGIRVNTIVPCFVETAFTAGFFKEPGFKDWVTSRIAFGRVAVPEDYMGAAVFLASDASTMMTGAALVVDGGWTAV
- a CDS encoding tautomerase family protein gives rise to the protein MPIYVCTAALGRLTPIQKTEIAQSITAIYHEVTGSPRYMVQVIFHDVAPGNQYVAGRPAPADQILIRCDTRSGKTSKQRTQMVRRIMQDVGRACGATEEAVTVLLCEIPVANIAEHGRVAPSPEEDDAWFSSLPDATRERLRRLA